Proteins co-encoded in one Brassica oleracea var. oleracea cultivar TO1000 chromosome C4, BOL, whole genome shotgun sequence genomic window:
- the LOC106340293 gene encoding SEC12-like protein 1, giving the protein MEIEEASRGESGHVVCGSWIRRPKKVNWAIIAKATKRRGSSSPPLLNIYSFDPITTSLSSSPLATHTLNESDGDPVAISVHPGGDYFVCSTSKGGCKLFEIAGGATTGITILEKELPPLQNAGLQKCMAFSFDGSKLAVGGVDGCLRIMDWPNLSVILEEPKAHKSIRDMDFSLDSEFLATTSTDGSARIWKAEDGFPLSTLERSGEENIELCRFSKDGTKPFLFCAAQRGDVPVVNVYDISTWKKLGFKKLSRKSASTIAVSLDGKYIALGGKDGDISVAEVKTMEIYHYSKRLHLGQTIASLEFCHSERVMLTTSSEWGEMVTKLTVPKEWKEWQIYALLFCLFLASVVLAYVFFENSDSFWKLPMGKDQRRPKISLFGDSSTSTKDHNRWNLDL; this is encoded by the exons ATGGAGATTGAAGAAGCGAGTCGTGGTGAAAGTGGGCATGTGGTGTGCGGATCATGGATTCGTCGACCGAAGAAAGTAAACTGGGCCATCATCGCCAAAGCTACCAAACGCCGTGGCTCCTCTTCTCCTCCTCTCCTTAACATCTACTCTTTCGATCCCATCACTACTTCTCTCTCCTCCTCTCCCTTG GCAACACATACACTCAATGAGAGTGATGGTGATCCTGTGGCAATCTCAGTGCACCCTGGCGGAGATTATTTTGTTTGCTCAACTTCCAAAGGTGGTTGCAA GTTGTTTGAGATTGCCGGAGGAGCAACAACAGGTATTACTATCTTAGAAAAAGAACTCCCTCCTCTCCAAAATGCTGGACTACAAAAGTGTATGGCCTTCAGCTTTGATGGCTCTAAATTAGCTGTTGGTGGAGTG GATGGATGTCTGAGAATTATGGATTGGCCAAACCTAAGTGTAATCTTGGAGGAGCCAAAAGCACACAAATCCATTCGGGATATGGATTTCAG TTTGGACTCAGAGTTCTTAGCCACAACATCAACAGATGGATCAGCTAGAATATGGAAAGCAGAAGATGGTTTCCCTTTGTCTACTTTGGAACGTAGTGGG GAAGAAAATATTGAACTGTGCCGGTTCTCTAAAGATGGAACAAAACCTTTTCTGTTCTGTGCTGCTCAGAGAG GTGACGTTCCTGTGGTAAATGTTTATGACATTAGTACATGGAAGAAGCTTGGGTTCAAGAAGCTGTCAAGGAAGAGTGCATCTACAATAGCAGTCAGCTTGGATGGCAAATATATTGCTTT GGGTGGCAAAGATGGGGATATATCAGTCGCTGAAGTGAAGACAATGGAGATATACCACTACAGTAAGAGGCTGCATCTTGGTCAAACCATTGCTTCACTTGAGTTCTGCCATAGTGAAAG GGTAATGCTGACAACATCGAGTGAATGGGGTGAGATGGTGACAAAACTCACTGTACCAAAGGAGTGGAAAG AGTGGCAGATATATGCACTGTTATTTTGCTTGTTCCTGGCGTCAGTGGTACTTGCATACGTGTTCTTCGAGAACTCGGATTCGTTTTGGAAGTTGCCAATGGGGAAAGATCAAAGAAGACCAAAGATTAGTCTTTTTGGAGATTCATCCACGTCTACTAAGGATCATAATAGGTGGAACTTGGACCTATAG